One segment of Tepidisphaeraceae bacterium DNA contains the following:
- a CDS encoding IS481 family transposase has product AYNFAKRLKTLHGLTPHEFICKKWLEDPSQFHSDPNQHMLGLYT; this is encoded by the coding sequence CCGCATATAACTTCGCTAAGCGACTCAAAACCCTGCATGGCCTCACGCCCCACGAGTTCATCTGCAAGAAGTGGCTTGAAGACCCTAGCCAGTTCCATTCAGATCCGAACCAGCACATGCTGGGACTGTACACCTAA